In the Ruminococcus sp. OA3 genome, one interval contains:
- a CDS encoding molybdopterin-dependent aldehyde oxidoreductase has protein sequence MVKKRLVINGLPRTLLVNPEDSLAKVLREQLLLTGCKIGCDQGQCGTCTVIVDGKAVRSCIMKMSKVKDDTVIETIEGIGTPEDLHPLQLAWMGHGCAQCGFCSPGFIMSAKVLLAENPSPTREEVRHWFQVHRNLCRCTGYKPLVDAVMDAASVMRGEMAKEDLIFKPVGNKILGTSYIRPSAAQKVTGTWDYGADMALQMPDNTARLALVQAEIPHALLKGIDYSEAEKMPGVYKVITHKDVKGKNRISGLITFANNKGDGWDRPILCDEKIFQIGDAVAIVAADTEEHAREAAKKVKLDLEALPAYMSAMEAIAEDAIEIHPGTPNIYYETNCIKGEETAPIMESAPYVAEIDAYSSRQPHLHIEPDCGLAYIDEEGRLTVHSKSIGIHLHSAMITAGIGIEPEKFRLVQNPAGGTFGYKFSPTMEALLGVACLALDGRPCSLVYDQYQNITYTGKRSPAFMHIKMAADENGKLLAMEGDNYIDHGPYSEFGDLLTMRLTQFTGAGYDIRNIRNKSQTVCTNHAWGSAFRGYGSPQSFLGSELCMDVLAEKMGIDPFELRYRNIYREGTGCTTPTGQEPEVFCLEEMYEKARPIYYEAKERLARMNTDKLRYGVGFAAGVYGCGLDGKDGSFANIQLNPDGTVTVFNSWEDHGQGADIGTLTMAHETLREAGITPDMIKLVMNDTALTPASGPAGGSRSNVVTGNATRVAAEMLVNAMRKQDGTFRTYDEMTAENIPTFYEGTWVASACTDCDLETGQGAPFSNYMYQLFIPEVEVNVETGKVRIIRFTTVCDFGTIINKIVVDGQVYGGCTQGFGLGLSEDFEDYKKHTTLAGCGIPYPEDVPDDFHIIYTETPRPLGPYGASGCGEGPLTAGHPAILSAIYNATGARITEIPAKPEKVKAALDALR, from the coding sequence ATGGTTAAAAAAAGATTAGTAATTAACGGATTACCACGCACCCTGTTGGTGAATCCAGAAGACTCCCTGGCAAAAGTGCTCCGTGAGCAGCTTCTTCTTACGGGATGTAAGATCGGCTGTGATCAGGGTCAGTGCGGGACATGTACTGTCATTGTAGACGGAAAGGCAGTGCGTTCCTGTATTATGAAGATGAGCAAGGTAAAAGATGATACCGTTATCGAGACGATTGAAGGTATTGGCACACCTGAGGACCTGCATCCGCTGCAGCTGGCATGGATGGGGCATGGGTGTGCGCAGTGTGGTTTCTGCTCACCTGGTTTTATCATGTCTGCCAAAGTGCTGCTGGCCGAGAATCCTTCACCTACACGTGAGGAAGTACGTCACTGGTTTCAGGTTCACAGAAACCTCTGCCGATGTACCGGCTACAAGCCGCTCGTGGATGCGGTTATGGATGCAGCCAGCGTTATGCGTGGAGAGATGGCAAAAGAAGATCTGATCTTTAAACCGGTCGGCAATAAGATACTGGGGACCAGCTATATCCGCCCATCGGCGGCTCAGAAGGTTACTGGAACATGGGACTACGGTGCTGATATGGCGCTGCAGATGCCGGACAATACCGCCAGGCTTGCGCTCGTTCAGGCGGAAATTCCGCATGCACTGCTGAAAGGTATTGACTATTCGGAAGCTGAAAAGATGCCGGGTGTGTACAAGGTGATTACACATAAGGATGTAAAAGGTAAGAACCGTATCAGCGGATTGATCACATTTGCAAACAACAAGGGTGACGGATGGGACCGTCCGATCCTCTGTGATGAAAAAATATTTCAGATCGGCGATGCAGTTGCCATTGTAGCCGCTGATACGGAAGAGCATGCGAGGGAGGCTGCAAAGAAGGTAAAACTGGATCTGGAAGCACTTCCGGCTTATATGAGCGCGATGGAAGCGATCGCTGAGGATGCTATTGAGATTCATCCGGGCACACCGAATATTTATTATGAAACAAACTGTATCAAAGGCGAAGAGACTGCGCCTATCATGGAGAGTGCTCCATACGTGGCAGAAATTGACGCTTATTCCAGCCGCCAGCCTCATCTGCATATCGAACCCGACTGCGGACTCGCGTATATCGATGAGGAGGGCAGACTGACCGTACATTCCAAGAGTATCGGAATACATCTGCACTCTGCGATGATCACGGCAGGCATCGGTATTGAACCGGAAAAATTCCGTCTTGTACAGAATCCGGCAGGCGGAACATTTGGTTATAAATTCAGTCCGACGATGGAAGCTCTGCTCGGCGTTGCATGTCTGGCACTGGACGGACGTCCGTGTTCACTCGTGTACGATCAGTATCAGAATATTACGTATACAGGGAAACGTTCACCGGCATTTATGCATATTAAGATGGCAGCGGATGAAAATGGCAAACTGCTGGCAATGGAAGGCGACAATTATATCGATCACGGTCCATATTCCGAGTTTGGCGATCTGCTGACTATGCGTCTGACACAGTTTACAGGTGCGGGCTATGACATCCGCAATATACGTAATAAGAGCCAGACGGTATGTACCAATCATGCATGGGGGTCTGCATTTCGCGGATACGGCTCGCCTCAGTCATTCCTGGGATCTGAGCTGTGTATGGATGTACTGGCAGAGAAGATGGGCATCGATCCGTTTGAACTGCGTTACCGCAACATCTACAGAGAAGGAACCGGATGTACGACTCCGACCGGACAGGAACCGGAAGTCTTCTGCCTGGAAGAAATGTATGAGAAAGCAAGGCCGATTTATTATGAGGCAAAAGAACGTCTTGCCAGGATGAATACGGATAAACTGAGATACGGTGTCGGATTCGCAGCAGGTGTCTATGGATGCGGCCTGGATGGTAAGGATGGTTCCTTTGCCAATATCCAGCTGAATCCGGACGGAACCGTGACGGTGTTTAACTCCTGGGAAGATCACGGACAGGGTGCTGATATCGGTACGCTGACGATGGCACATGAAACACTGCGCGAAGCAGGTATCACACCGGATATGATCAAACTTGTTATGAATGATACGGCGCTGACACCGGCATCCGGACCGGCAGGCGGAAGCCGCTCCAACGTTGTAACCGGAAACGCTACGCGTGTAGCAGCGGAGATGCTTGTGAATGCGATGAGAAAACAGGATGGAACTTTCCGCACATATGATGAGATGACTGCTGAGAATATTCCTACATTCTATGAGGGAACCTGGGTGGCAAGCGCATGCACGGACTGTGATCTGGAGACAGGACAGGGAGCACCGTTCTCCAACTACATGTATCAGTTGTTTATTCCGGAAGTGGAAGTAAACGTTGAGACAGGCAAAGTTCGAATTATACGCTTCACGACAGTTTGTGACTTCGGTACAATTATCAATAAGATCGTTGTTGACGGCCAGGTTTACGGCGGCTGTACACAGGGCTTCGGACTTGGACTTTCTGAAGACTTTGAAGATTACAAGAAACATACGACCCTTGCCGGCTGCGGAATTCCATATCCGGAAGATGTGCCGGATGACTTTCATATCATTTATACAGAGACACCGAGGCCGCTTGGACCGTACGGTGCATCCGGATGTGGTGAGGGTCCTCTGACGGCAGGACATCCTGCAATCTTAAGTGCAATTTATAACGCGACCGGTGCAAGAATCACAGAGATTCCGGCAAAACCGGAGAAAGTGAAAGCGGCTCTGGACGCACTCAGGTAG
- a CDS encoding pyridine nucleotide-disulfide oxidoreductase/dicluster-binding protein has protein sequence MEVNQQKLHELERLCTQEQPPAAMAACPLHINCRDICRALAQEDFDKARTVYEKAAVFPELLSTLCEEPCRDSCARDACGGGLWLRVLEKAAVRFGNVKEKRVFLPGKTQRAAVVGAGIAGMAAALELGKKGYAVTVFEKEEKIWSALEENFGISEDMLKREQKRLEKYPITINTGQEVTDLEGLAAEYDAVVIAWGIQNTVLNVNKNDFQLGETNRFSCGDAIRTSTGRFVDAVAEGRRTAISADRFLKRVSMDAGREQEGVYTTSLHVNIAQEENFRSKLAGSEQEISRDAAVREAGRCLDCKCTDCTNACAFMRYYKGYPKKYLREIYNNLSIAMGTRHANKMINSCSLCGQCKEVCPHGLDLGAVIREARQIMVEKEKMPQSAFEFALNDMKYSNSEQVFLARAQEDEESAYVFFPGCQLPASAPGAVEKAYAHLRERLNGGVGLILGCCGVMADWAGEKKQYTEAIEKIQRAWEKMGKPIVIAACPMCLRVLSEEISGVECRGIWEVLLEIGLPSSYRGQQGTLMMHDSCGARNDLKVQEQVRQLARAMGYELREGTYRGEQTACCGYGGLTQISNPEVADLMTEQCLTDGAEFYLTYCINCRERFRKGGAVAVHILELIYDTEDAYKRAYPGYSMRWDNRLLLRRAVLERFWNEKTVDEVRMELQYDDQVKQMLEERKILDSDIRAVLARAQEGYSVRDQKSGWSVAHRQVGNVTFWVYYHETQNGAYVIGKAYAHRMTISNEGEG, from the coding sequence ATGGAAGTAAACCAGCAAAAACTTCATGAACTGGAACGGCTGTGTACACAGGAACAGCCGCCTGCGGCGATGGCCGCCTGTCCGCTTCATATCAACTGCAGAGATATCTGCAGGGCACTGGCGCAGGAGGACTTTGACAAGGCAAGGACTGTCTATGAAAAGGCGGCCGTCTTTCCTGAACTTTTAAGCACTCTTTGTGAAGAGCCGTGCCGGGATTCCTGCGCAAGAGATGCCTGTGGAGGAGGGCTGTGGCTGCGTGTCCTTGAGAAGGCAGCGGTCCGGTTTGGAAACGTTAAAGAAAAACGGGTATTTCTGCCTGGAAAAACACAGCGGGCTGCCGTGGTGGGAGCCGGTATTGCAGGAATGGCAGCAGCACTTGAGCTGGGGAAAAAAGGCTATGCGGTAACTGTTTTTGAAAAAGAGGAAAAAATATGGTCTGCACTGGAAGAAAATTTTGGTATCTCAGAGGATATGCTGAAACGGGAACAGAAGCGTCTCGAAAAATATCCGATAACCATAAATACGGGACAGGAAGTCACGGATCTCGAAGGGCTGGCAGCTGAATATGATGCGGTAGTCATTGCGTGGGGAATACAGAATACAGTGCTGAACGTAAATAAAAATGATTTTCAGCTTGGAGAGACCAACCGTTTTAGCTGCGGCGATGCCATTCGTACCTCCACGGGACGTTTTGTGGATGCGGTGGCTGAGGGAAGGCGTACGGCGATCTCCGCAGACCGTTTTCTGAAAAGGGTTTCCATGGATGCAGGACGGGAGCAGGAAGGCGTCTACACTACCAGTCTCCACGTCAACATCGCGCAGGAAGAAAACTTCAGGTCAAAGCTTGCCGGCAGTGAGCAGGAAATTTCCAGAGATGCGGCGGTCCGTGAAGCCGGACGCTGCCTGGACTGCAAATGTACAGACTGTACAAATGCCTGTGCGTTTATGCGGTATTATAAGGGCTATCCAAAAAAGTATCTGAGAGAGATCTATAATAATCTTTCCATCGCCATGGGTACGCGTCATGCGAACAAGATGATCAATTCATGCAGTCTCTGTGGTCAGTGCAAAGAAGTCTGTCCCCATGGACTTGACCTCGGAGCGGTCATCCGGGAAGCACGGCAGATCATGGTGGAAAAAGAAAAGATGCCTCAGTCCGCTTTTGAATTCGCATTAAATGACATGAAGTACAGCAATTCAGAACAGGTATTTCTGGCGAGGGCACAGGAGGATGAGGAGAGTGCCTATGTCTTTTTTCCCGGATGCCAGTTACCGGCGTCAGCACCGGGAGCCGTGGAAAAAGCCTATGCCCATCTGCGGGAGCGGCTGAACGGAGGGGTCGGTCTGATCCTGGGATGCTGTGGTGTGATGGCGGACTGGGCAGGTGAGAAGAAGCAATACACGGAGGCAATAGAAAAGATTCAAAGAGCCTGGGAAAAGATGGGAAAACCGATCGTGATCGCCGCATGCCCGATGTGTCTTCGGGTGCTGTCAGAGGAGATTTCCGGTGTGGAATGCAGGGGTATCTGGGAGGTTTTGCTGGAGATCGGCCTTCCATCATCGTATCGTGGGCAGCAGGGAACGCTGATGATGCATGACTCCTGTGGTGCCCGCAATGATTTAAAGGTACAGGAACAGGTGCGGCAGCTGGCAAGGGCAATGGGATATGAACTCAGGGAGGGGACATACCGCGGGGAACAGACGGCGTGCTGCGGATACGGCGGTCTGACGCAGATTTCAAATCCGGAAGTTGCGGATCTGATGACAGAACAATGTCTGACAGACGGAGCAGAATTCTATCTGACATACTGCATCAACTGCAGAGAACGTTTTCGGAAAGGCGGGGCTGTGGCTGTACATATTCTGGAACTGATCTACGATACGGAGGACGCATACAAGAGAGCGTATCCCGGGTATTCAATGCGATGGGACAACCGATTGCTGCTGCGCCGTGCAGTATTGGAAAGATTCTGGAATGAAAAGACGGTGGATGAGGTACGGATGGAACTGCAGTATGACGATCAGGTGAAGCAGATGCTGGAAGAACGGAAAATCCTGGACAGTGATATACGGGCCGTGTTGGCGCGCGCGCAGGAAGGATACAGTGTCAGAGATCAGAAAAGCGGCTGGTCAGTCGCGCATCGGCAGGTGGGGAATGTGACGTTCTGGGTGTATTATCATGAGACTCAAAACGGAGCCTATGTGATCGGGAAGGCGTATGCACATCGGATGACGATTTCGAATGAGGGCGAGGGATAG
- a CDS encoding DVU_1557 family redox protein, translated as MSEKYYESWDFEPGSLICEKCQVSMVPGEIVLHYMGNDFPILMPKCPCCGQAFLPEELALGKIFQVEQALEDK; from the coding sequence ATGTCAGAAAAATATTATGAGTCCTGGGATTTTGAGCCGGGGAGCCTGATCTGCGAAAAATGTCAGGTGTCAATGGTACCGGGAGAGATCGTGCTCCACTATATGGGAAATGATTTTCCGATTCTGATGCCGAAATGTCCGTGCTGCGGACAGGCATTTCTTCCGGAGGAGCTCGCTCTGGGAAAAATCTTTCAGGTAGAACAGGCACTCGAGGATAAATAA
- a CDS encoding DVU_1555 family C-GCAxxG-C-C protein, translated as MDLKERLLELGLQGFECSQIMMMIVLELEGKENPDLIRAVSGLTGGMGHGGGMCGALTGGCCVLGVFTGKGDPEEMEDNRCHEIIQEYTGWFRERYMPQYGSTDCMQIIGGDFSKCLTVCAPIIEECCGKILELLTEYEILEG; from the coding sequence ATGGATTTGAAGGAACGTTTGCTGGAACTTGGGCTGCAGGGATTTGAGTGCAGTCAGATCATGATGATGATCGTACTGGAGCTGGAAGGGAAAGAAAATCCGGATTTGATCCGTGCGGTAAGCGGACTGACCGGCGGGATGGGCCATGGCGGCGGAATGTGTGGTGCGCTGACTGGCGGATGCTGTGTGCTGGGAGTGTTCACCGGAAAAGGGGATCCTGAGGAGATGGAGGACAACCGTTGCCATGAAATCATTCAGGAGTATACCGGCTGGTTTCGGGAACGATACATGCCGCAGTATGGCAGCACGGACTGCATGCAGATCATTGGAGGAGATTTTTCAAAATGTCTGACAGTGTGTGCCCCCATTATTGAGGAGTGCTGCGGGAAGATACTGGAATTACTGACAGAATATGAGATCTTAGAGGGATAA